Within Vicia villosa cultivar HV-30 ecotype Madison, WI linkage group LG1, Vvil1.0, whole genome shotgun sequence, the genomic segment AGTTGTCAAGGAAAGAAGATACCACTTTAGACTTCAAGGATTCATCTTTTGTTTGACCGAATGGTGGCGGATCTGGTGGTTCTGGTAACAATGTCGGAGATGTCGTCGGAGGTTGTTTCAAATCTGATAGTTTTGCTAGAGAAGACATGGGAGTTGtcgttgtaacatcccgatttttattaatatttttattaattatattagtaattatattatttggtgtttttaataattacttatttatttagttattatgtgatataataattatttaagtatttaattatgtgagtgtttgtattTGActcaattgagttattagagagatataactaaatgagcctaagtgatagaaacataatggatggattggtgggtcaagcccaattgacataagtgagatagtaagagaaggttagggttttagaggttaatattttcatttgggggaaaaaaaggaagaagagaaaagaggcaaaagggaagagaacaatggtggaagagaaaagctagaagaaacctcattttcgcagcaagtttcagcattgagtcaccttagcaaaacggatgtatctctcaatccaaccgttggatcgtcgcgtggttttgacacaacgttcctgactcatagaggtaagttctgaccggagcgattttgattttgaggattttaagttcgtctgataagctgatttccgaactggtttttaggtgtgtctccaaattatgtttgaaggatttattttggagaaaagcttagagctatggtgaaagagttcatatttaccaaggtaagggtggggttctttcatgctaaagggttgtatgatagtatgttatagtgggtttaattctatactttgatatccatgttcttctatgttgcaattttgggtatttgatgatttgttggaatgtgatgatataaatgtgataagttgtgtgcaattgataatctatgtgtattagatttttatgtttgttgtgagtaaaccattgatagtgaaataatgggttttgttatagaattggaaaataatggaatagaaatataatagttgaattgaaattaatatagtttaattattaattggatagttggAAATGAGGGATTGATAGTTGGTGTAAGAGAGGGGTTTATGAGATATGTTAAAGGAATGCTCCATTGATGAaatgggggggggggttgaagtTGGAATGCTCCATGGGAGAGATTGAGTGCAAGAATGAAAACACCAATTGTTAGGATGCAaattcaagaaccctaacaaagCTAGTAAAAACTCTAAAACCATAAGACAAATAAAACTAAgctagaaaaataaaagataaaataaactttgatttctttttattcatcccaaatgtctctatgagactacattatataacactCTTAATGGATAATAATAACCTAAAAGCCCacactactaaaagcccaatAACCATACTAATAATATAAGTTCTATTATTACCCTTCTAACAATAACTATACTTAATATAAATACTATTATACCCCTCTATCAGTTGTTTGGCTTGAAACTTCGTGGTCTAATTGATTATTACGGAATGAGATATGTTTTCGGAATGACGATTTGGAATGTCCTTTAatgaattttcttattttttggaACTTGTACAAGGCTTCTTTagtcatttttgttccatttttcaattttttttgcttcctactattttttttattcttcatcAGTGACTGATCAATTTAGATCTAAATCTACAAAAGTTACAGAGAAAATAGATTCATATCTAAAAAATCTATTTGTGTGTTCCTTGAATATTTAAAACTGAAAATGGTTCCAAAGAGAAAGCAGGgaagaagaaattttaagaaaaCACATTCATTTGGCCTCTGGTGTTGGACCGCTAACACAAGGAATAAGAAATGCAtgaattttatcaaattattctTTTTTCCCGTATAATATTGTGTATGATTCCTTATGCGCCTTCAACTCTTTGATTAGATACTGACGGACAAATGTATGATTATCCTATCTGTTACTCAGCAAAGTTGTGACAACGTGATCACGGCCGGTTCAATCAATTTGGAGGCCCCGTTCTATTTTAAAAATGGgcctaaattataaaaatacatacaattataataattaaaaatgacagataaaaaatataattttatattaatcaaaaataaatttagttatagttatttttactttaatcaattttattttcggTATGTAttggatttttttcaaaaaacattttTAATTTGTTGAGTTTTTgttataacatttttttatgtttattattattaatgaaaaaaattaggcCTTACAAAATTTAGGGTTGGCCAACAAATTTGTTGTTGTCTGAATTTGTTTAACTTATCTTAATTTATTGAGTTTAATTTGTTTAACTCGTGTCTTAATTTTATGATACAAAGTGTTGTTGAGTAATATATGTTTAAtatcttttctaaaaaaattttGTTTCATTGATGAATGATTATCATCAATTTTGTCACACGTCCTCATACTGTTCTAAGTTACtactattttaatattatttgttgtcAAAGAATAATATACAATCTAATATCATTTAGAGAATTGTCATAACGAGATATGGGTAAAAAACTTTAAATAACAAACATATTAAGCATATACAATATAATTTCTATTATGTATTACTATATtacctagtttttttttttttaaataatagatAACACTAAAAAATAGGCCTCATTAATTGAGAGGCCCTGTGCCATTGCACAGCTTGCACATGCTGTTCACCGGCCCTGAACGTGATAACCGCAGTTACTATCACCCTTAACATCTATCTACATTTCAATCAATGTATTTGTGCGTAAAAACCGACATCTCTTCAATGTGtatcattttttataaatatggTTAAGGTGATGGTTTACTAATGTGTGCACCTTTGATAGAACTTTTTTGGTATTGTGGAATTAGAGTATAGAAAAAGAGTGTTGACATGTTCGAAATAGGATGGAGGGCGCGTGATTGAATTGTCACTCGATGTTAGTTTGACCTTCTTAAGAGCACCCTTTGTTTTTATCAATTTCGCGCGTGGTTTCAAATATGTGGAGTGATATACATGCAAGGTGATAGCCAAATCACTTTTTCCGCTTAGAGTTTCTGAATATTGAAATATAGACGGTGTCCGGAGATTAATTTTCAAACATATTTTTGACAAAAATGATGGTGCCTCTATGATTTAGGCGATTTGGTGTATAATAGACACGTCCAAATTTTAAAATCCAAGCGATATAAAAGGAATTTTAAAATGTCTATAAGGTGCGTAATTAGTGCATAAATTGTAATGGATATCACCCGTAAATTTGGTTCAATttagattttataaataaataaaaaaagtcaaacaacccaattttaaaaaattcatacaaattctTACGTGTCGGCAAAGACAGTGACTTTATTTATATCATCATAAGAAGAGTTATAGATAGTTTAGATTAAAATATATTCTACATGAATGCAAATTCACACTTGGAATAATTGTAACAAATTCAACGGTTTCTTTTTATATATAGACACTTTATTTGACAGAAACCTACCTAATATATAAACCTTTTTTTACAAGAAGAagaaataaatactaaaaaaacacCCATGGATTAGCAAAGAAATGCCTATGGCTGTGCACTCAAAACAGATGTTGCTGCTGCTGCTGGTGGTCTTTTTTGCAAAAGCAGCTACTCAGTTAATATCTATGCCAAACTGTCCAACAAAGTGTGGCTCTGTCACCATTCCATTCCCATTTGGAACCACCAAGGATTGTTCCTTAGACAACACGTTTCTCATCAATTGCAACAAAACATCTTTATCTTCATCTTCTATCTCAACACAAGTACCTTCCTTGCCATATAGTAATCAAACTGTCCTAAACATCTCACTCAACGGCGAACTTCACGTTGCATGGCCAGTAGCCAGAGATTGCTATACTGAAAATAGAAaacttgtgaaccaaacatattgggGTATGGATATAAATCATTTTTCCATCTCGTCAACTCGAAACAAGTTGGTCGCGGTTGGCTGTGACACGATTGGAGCCCTCTCGGCATTTGATTACGGGGGAAACAACTACACCACAGGATGTGTGGCTTTGTGTAACAGGCTTAATGATATTGTGGTCAATGAATCTTGCTCCGGCACTGGCTGTTGCGAGATTTCAATACCCCGAGGTCATGTGTTGAATAAAGTAGCCTATACTTCTGGAAGTGTATTCAGCAATCACTCTGCAGTACATGACTTCAATCCCTGTGGTTATGCGTTTTTGGTTGAAAACGGAGCCTACAACTTCGAATCCACAGACATCCTGAAGTTGGAGAAGAAGGAGTTTCCTGTGTTGTTGGACTGGGCGGTAGGGAACCAAACATGCCAGCAAGCTCAGAAGAATCTTTCAAACTATGCCTGTAAGGACAACAAAAGTACATGTTATGATGCGACCGAGAGATCTGGTTACCTTTGCAGATGCTTTCATGGATATTGGGGAAACCCTTACCTCATTGACGGATGCCAAGGTATTATATATACAATCtccggtcactattataagcaaatttcacTTTTTGTGATACATTTGTGGACTAGATACATTAACAGTTAAATGTACCACAAAAGgtgaaatttgcttataatagtgaccagAGGCTGTATAACAGTAACTATTTTTCTTAGAAAACTCCACTCTCAATTGTGAAAACAGAAATTGAAAATGACAAATTATCCTTTAGATATTAATGAATGCATGGAGTCCAACGACTGCGTTGAGGGAGCAACGTGCATCAACCTTCCTGGAAGCTATGATTGTTTATGTCCTGCAGAATATGAGGGAAACGGGAAGACGAACGGAACAGAATGCAGCCCAAAATCCAGTACCAACAAAACAAGGAAAGAGATCATATTGATCATTGCATTGAGTGAGTAAAACGCAATATATTCTTGATTCATTCATAATATGATAAAATGAAACCAATTCTATTATCACAATGTAAAAtgttagaataaaatatatacaGGTGTGAGCATAAGTTTCGCAGCACTACTGGTGGGAAGCTTTTATGCGTATTTGGCATTGAAGAAAAGAAGGCTAATTAAacttaaagaacaattttttcaaCAAAATGGTGGCATGCTGTTACAACAAAAGATAGTGAGGCGTGGAAAGTCAGCTGAAACAGCGAAAGTATTCACAGTTGAGGAGCTAAATGAAGCAACCAACAACTTCGACGAAAGCAAGATCCTAGGCCAAGGTGGTCAGGGGACAGTTTACAAAGGAGTTTTACAAGATAAAAGAATTGTAGCAATAAAGAAATCAAAAATCAGTGACAGAAAGCAGATTGAGCCGTTCATCAACGAAGTGATCGTGCTTTCCCAAATCAACCATCGGAATGTGGTAAGGCTATTGGGTTGTTGTTTAGAGACAGAAGTTCCCTTGCTTGTTTATGAATTCATATCTAATGGTACAGTTTACGAGCGTCTTCATGATCAAAACCAAATTTTAAAGCTAACGTGGAAAACAAGATTGAGAATAGCCAAAGAAACAGCTGGAGTCCTAGCATACTTGCATTCTGCTGCATCGACGCCAATCATACATAGAGATGTGAAATCTTCAAATATACTCCTAGATCATAATCTCATCGCGAAGGTTTCTGACTTTGGAGCTTCTAGGATGGTTCCTCTTGATCATACCCAGGTAACCACTCTAGTGCAGGGGACATTGGGGTATCTTGACCCAGAATATTTCCACACAAGCCAGTTGACAGAGAAAAGTGACGTCTATAGCTTCGGGGTTGTCCTAGCAGAGCTACTTACGGGAAAGAAGGCACTATCTTTTAGCAGGCCAGAGGAAGATAGAAACCTCGCAGTGTACTTTATTTCTTCGATGAAAAAGGGTCGGGTACTTCATATTTTGGACAAAAATTTAGATGGGGCTAATAGTGCGCAACTAAAGGAAGTTGCCCGTATTGCTGAAAGGTGTTTAAGGGTGAAGGGCGAGGAAAGACCCACCATGAAAGAAGTGGCAATGGAACTAGAGGGAATATTAGTTTTTGAAGAGCACCGTTGGCTAAATAGCAATTTGTCTTCAGAAGAGACTGACAACTTGCTCAGAGAAACGTCGTTGGTTATGAATGTTGAAGATGGTGGCCTTAATTCCTCGGACTCATATAGTATAAACCAGATTACGATGTCAACGATTGGTGGAAGATAATTAGTTAATATTAATACTCGGATATAACGGTGTCACAGTGTATGTTCCATTTTCCTTACTTACTGGACATATCTATATCAGTTCAATTTTTTCCTATTGTATCTCTTATTTGTTCTTTCCTCCAACTTAATATTGCAAAAAAAATTTTGCGGCAGATTTCTCATCTTAATATAATGAATGATATTTATAAATTCAATGATCTAACATATGATTTTAGTTTTATTTGCACCAGTATGTATATAAAATACATGACTATTGTCTATGATTATTATCCTATACAACAAAACACGGATTGAATTGAGGTGAcagaaaaaagagaagtaacTAACCATAGTAAGCTTCATATAAGGTGAAGATGATCCCTCTTTACAAGCATCCATTGTTGTCTTCTGACTAACTCTACCTATACAATGTAACTAAcatcttttttttattaaagaagGAAAAACGAAAGTAACAATTTGTCAGAGACATTGCAATCACTATTATCAAAAACTAAAATTACATTATAATAAGTATTAAACAAAACTGTGTTTGATTTTGTCATTCCATTGCATACAAGAAGAATAAGTCATTTTGACTTTTCTATTTTTAAGTAGCACTAAAAGTAGAAAAAGTAAATACTAAAACAAAATCCAAGGATTCGAATAACCATGAACCTGAAAAATTAGCAAAGCCATGACCATGGTTGTGCACTCAACACAGCTACTGATGATGGTGGTTCTTACGGTCTTTTTCACAAAAGCAGCAACTCAGTTACTATCGCTACCAAACTGCCCAACAAAGTGTGGCTCTGTCCCCATTCCCTTCCCGTTTGGAACCACCAAGGATTGTTCCTTAGACAACACCTTTCTCATCAATTGCAACAAAACATTATCTTCATCCTCTATCTCAACACATGTACCTTCCTTGCCACATAGTAACCAAACTGTCCTAAGCATCTCAATCAACGGTGAACTTCACATTGCATCGCTAGCAGCGAGAGATTGCTATGCTGAAAAGAGCAAACTTGTGAGCCAAATATATCGGGGTATCGATCTAAAACATTTTTCCATCTCGTCAACTCGAAACAAGTTGGTCGCAGTTGGCTGTGACACGGTGGGAGCACTCACAGTACATGATTATGGGGGAAACAACTACACCACAGGATGTGTGGCTTTGTGCAACAGGCTTGATGATATCGTGGCTAATGAAGCTTGTTCTGGCACTGGTTGTTGTGAGATTTCAATACCCCAAGGTCATGTGTTAACTGAAGTAATCTATGTTTCTGGAAGTATATTCAACAATCACTCAGCAGTACATGACTTCAATCCCTGTGGTTATGCTTTTTTGGTTGAAAATGGAGCCTACAAGTTCAAATCCACAGACCTCCTCAAGTTGGAGAAGAAGGAGTTTCCTGTGTTGTTGGACTGGGCAGTAGGGAACCAAACATGCCAGCAAGCTCAGAAGAATCTTTCAAACTATGCCTGTAAGGACAACAAAAGTACATGTTATGATGCGACCGAGAGATTTGGTTACCTTTGCAGATGCTTTCATGGATATTGGGGAAATCCTTACCTCATTCATGGTTGCCAAGgtattatataatattataatatacaCTATTCTATTCGCGAGCTGGAAAATAAAAGCGACTTCATTGATCCAAACGTTATATTATCTATATACAGTACTATCTCAATTGTTTTAATGAAATAGGGATGGGtttaatatacgaaaaatgaCAGTTTTGAGGTGTCAAAAGGGAATCTATGTGTCTTGTAGAAAGATAGAAACAATTATTAAACCGATTTCAAAGTCATATAATTGATTCTATCTTTCTACAAGACACATAGGTTCCCTTTTGACACCTTAGAATTGTCCTTTTTTGTATATTAAACCCATCCCTATTTCATTAAAACCGTTGACGAGATCATTGTATATAGACTTACTTATACATAATAAGAGGTAACTGTTGAAGTTCTCAACATTTGTTACAAGTTGATATGCTATAGTATTTAGATTTATAATTTGTCACAGTTCTATTACATCAGTTACTTACCATTACTGGTCTAACTGATTCAGTTGAAACTACCACTAGTTCGGAGTTTGTATTCGGGGATCTATATTATATAGCATAACGTATCTCTATATGAAAATTCTAAGAATATAAGGAACATAGATGAAAGTCATATTCATGTAACTCAACACTATGACAAAGAAAATTAGAGATTGAGAGATCAGAGAGAAGT encodes:
- the LOC131645069 gene encoding putative wall-associated receptor kinase-like 16, producing the protein MPMAVHSKQMLLLLLVVFFAKAATQLISMPNCPTKCGSVTIPFPFGTTKDCSLDNTFLINCNKTSLSSSSISTQVPSLPYSNQTVLNISLNGELHVAWPVARDCYTENRKLVNQTYWGMDINHFSISSTRNKLVAVGCDTIGALSAFDYGGNNYTTGCVALCNRLNDIVVNESCSGTGCCEISIPRGHVLNKVAYTSGSVFSNHSAVHDFNPCGYAFLVENGAYNFESTDILKLEKKEFPVLLDWAVGNQTCQQAQKNLSNYACKDNKSTCYDATERSGYLCRCFHGYWGNPYLIDGCQDINECMESNDCVEGATCINLPGSYDCLCPAEYEGNGKTNGTECSPKSSTNKTRKEIILIIALSVSISFAALLVGSFYAYLALKKRRLIKLKEQFFQQNGGMLLQQKIVRRGKSAETAKVFTVEELNEATNNFDESKILGQGGQGTVYKGVLQDKRIVAIKKSKISDRKQIEPFINEVIVLSQINHRNVVRLLGCCLETEVPLLVYEFISNGTVYERLHDQNQILKLTWKTRLRIAKETAGVLAYLHSAASTPIIHRDVKSSNILLDHNLIAKVSDFGASRMVPLDHTQVTTLVQGTLGYLDPEYFHTSQLTEKSDVYSFGVVLAELLTGKKALSFSRPEEDRNLAVYFISSMKKGRVLHILDKNLDGANSAQLKEVARIAERCLRVKGEERPTMKEVAMELEGILVFEEHRWLNSNLSSEETDNLLRETSLVMNVEDGGLNSSDSYSINQITMSTIGGR